The following coding sequences lie in one Carassius carassius chromosome 1, fCarCar2.1, whole genome shotgun sequence genomic window:
- the LOC132153159 gene encoding tripartite motif-containing protein 16-like: MAEASISWAEDQFCCSVCLDLLKDPVTVPCGHSYCMRCITSCWDEEDWKGIYRCPQCRKTFTPRPVLGKNVVFAEMVEKLKTMRLQSAPVPATPAVHRTGSGDVQCDSCTGIKQKAVKSCLECRSSYCQNHLDQHESLFRGKGHNLMDATGRLQEMMCSRHGKILEIYCRTDQRCICMLCLVDEHKNHDTVSTGVARAEKQRHLEETKRNIQKTIQQRKMDLKRMREALESHKRSAQTAVEDSEKIFTELVRSIEKRRSEVTQLIRDQERAAVKQAEQRLARLELELDDLRWKETELKQLSNTDDHIHFLQSCPSVSLSGSTDSFTVSSHPNFDEVVKSVSQLRDKLQQFCTDEIERLSKTVKTIQVIVPSHQFTTRKEFLQYSRLLTLDLNSVNYNLRLFEENTVITYSDTRLPYPDHPDRFDCWTEALCRESVTGRCYWEVEWTGDGGSGVDIGVTYKSISRKEEGPESAAGRNDQSWSLFCSPDYCSFWHNNIETVLPVVNISSTIGVYVDQSAGILSFYSVSDTMSLIHRVQTSFTQPLCAVFGFDRQTAVKLSRRLNNPDVLHILNPDILQALFLRRLMMS, encoded by the exons ATGGCAGAAGCCAGTATCTCATGGGCTGAGGATCAGTTCTGCTGTTCAGTGTGTCTGGATCTGCTGAAGGATCCAGTGACGGTTccctgtggacacagttactgtatgAGATGCATCACAAGTTGCTGGGATGAGGAAGATTGGAAGGGAATCTACAGATGTCCTCAGTGCAGAAAGACCTTCACACCAAGACCTGTTTTGGGTAAAAACGTGGTGTTTGCTGAGATGGTGGAGAAGCTCAAGACAATGAGACTCCAGTCTGCTCCTGTTCCTGCTACTCCTGCAGTTCATCGCACTGGATCTGGAGATGTTCAGTGTGACTCCTGCACTGGGATTAAACAGAAAGCAGTGAAATCCTGTCTGGAGTGTCGAAGCTCTTACTGTCAGAATCATCTTGATCAGCATGAGAGTCTCTTCAGAGGTAAAGGACACAATCTGATGGACGCCACTGGACGACTGCAGGAGATGATGTGCTCTCGACATGGTAAAATACTGGAGATTTACTGCCGTACTGACCAGCGATGTATCTGTATGCTGTGTTTAGTGGACGAACACAAAAATCATGACACTGTATCAACTGGAGTGGCAAGAGCGGAAAAACAG AGACATTTAGAGGAAACAAAGAGGAACATCCAGAAAACAATCCAGCAGAGAAAGATGGATCTAAAGCGGATGAGAGAGGCTCTGGAGTCTCATAAG cgctctgcacagacagcagtggaggacagtgagaaGATCTTCACTGAGCTCGTCCGCTCCATTGAGAAACGTCGCTCTGAGGTGACGCAgctgatcagagatcaggaaagAGCTGCAGTGAAACAAGCTGAACAAAGACTGGCTCGACTGGAGCTGGAGCTTGATGATCTGAGGTGGAAAGAGACTGAACTGAAACAGCTTTCAAACACAGATGATCATATTCATTTCCTCCAG AGCTgcccatctgtctctctctctggatCTACAGACAGCTTCACTGTCAGTTCTCATCCCAATTTTGATGAAGTAGTGAAGTCTGTCTCTCAGCTCAGAGATAAACTGCAGCAGTTCTGCACAGATGAAATAGAAAGGTTATCTAAAACAG TgaaaaccatccaggttattgtCCCGAGTCATCAATTTACGACTAGGAAGGAGTTCCTACAAT ATTCCCGTCTGTTGACCCTGGATCTGAACTCAGTGAATTATAATCTCCGTCTATTTGAAGAAAACACAGTGATCACTTACTCTGACACACGTCTgccgtatcctgatcatccagacagatttgacTGTTGGACCGAGGCACTGTGTAGAGAGAGTGTgactggacgctgttactgggaggtgGAGTGGACCGGAGATGGGGGATCAGGAGTAGATATAGGAGTGACATATAAGAGCATCAGCAGGAAGGAAGAGGGTCCTGAGAGTGCTGCTGGACGTAACGATCAGTCCTGGAGTCTGTTCTGCTCTCCAGACTACTGCTCATTCTGGCACAATAACATTGAGACTGTCCTTCCTGTAGTCAATATCTCCAGTACAATAGGAGTGTATGTGGATCAAAGCGCAGGGATTttgtccttctacagcgtctctgacacaatgagTCTCATCCACAGAGTCCAGACCTCATTCACTCAGCCGCTCTGTGCTGTGTTTGGATTTGATAGACAGACAGCGGTGAAACTCTCTAGACGATTAAACAATCCAGATGTTTTACATATTCTTAATCCAGATATTCTACAGGCTTTGTTCCTTCGcagactgatgatgtcatga